The genomic segment GTTTTTAACCGTCGCGGGGCAGTGTTTGCTGGCCTTCCCCCAAGCTACGCTGCATCAACAGGGTATCCACCCATCGGCCATGTTTGAAGCCTACCGCTTGAAGCTTGTCTATCAAGTGAAAACCGAGCTTTTGATGCAAACGAAACGAAGCGTGATTTTCCGCGTTACCGATAATCGCCAGCATCTGGCGCCAGCCCCCTTTTTCCGCCCTGGCGATGGCCTCGCGCAACAGCAGCGAACCGAGCCCGCGTCCGGCCTTTGCCGGATGGATGTACACGGAATCCTCGACGGTGAAACGATAGGCGTAACGGGGACGGTAAGGGGAAAGATAACAATAACCCAGCAATTCACCGTCCTGCCGGGCCACCAGCC from the Candidatus Sodalis pierantonius str. SOPE genome contains:
- a CDS encoding GNAT family N-acetyltransferase, encoding MLISDAQEADLLAIRDIYAWHVQHGIASFETEPPSLNDMMARHTAVMAQGLPWLVARQDGELLGYCYLSPYRPRYAYRFTVEDSVYIHPAKAGRGLGSLLLREAIARAEKGGWRQMLAIIGNAENHASFRLHQKLGFHLIDKLQAVGFKHGRWVDTLLMQRSLGEGQQTLPRDG